In one window of Romboutsia hominis DNA:
- a CDS encoding YbaN family protein yields MSKIKKFIYVTVGLISFVLGAIGVALPILPTTPFLLLASYCFVRGSEKFDRWLKSTKIYKKHLESFVNERAMTMKQKIGILLFADIMLAFPIIILDSLHIRLFLIALACFKYYYFMFKIKTIKQDDLKVNSQ; encoded by the coding sequence GTGAGTAAAATTAAAAAGTTTATATATGTAACAGTAGGATTAATATCATTTGTGTTAGGCGCGATAGGCGTTGCACTTCCAATACTTCCGACTACTCCATTTTTATTATTAGCGTCATATTGTTTTGTTAGGGGCTCTGAAAAGTTTGATAGATGGCTTAAGTCAACAAAAATTTACAAAAAACATTTAGAAAGCTTTGTAAATGAAAGAGCTATGACTATGAAACAAAAGATAGGTATATTATTATTCGCAGATATAATGTTAGCATTTCCAATTATAATATTAGATAGTTTACATATTAGGTTATTTTTAATAGCTTTAGCATGTTTTAAATATTATTACTTTATGTTTAAAATAAAAACAATAAAACAAGATGATTTAAAAGTAAATTCTCAATAA
- a CDS encoding MarR family winged helix-turn-helix transcriptional regulator — protein sequence MNKNKLKLGLDISKIHHIISRKMDASVISAIDDNLTVSQAYVIDFISNEGKDKEIFQKDLEKAFDLKRSSISLMLNNMEKSELIERVPVTEDARLKKIILTQKSIKLYEKISTAIDSIEDKLSENITPEEIKVFQSVLEKIRNSLE from the coding sequence ATGAATAAAAATAAGCTTAAGCTAGGACTTGATATTAGCAAAATTCATCATATAATTTCAAGGAAGATGGATGCTTCTGTAATTAGTGCAATTGATGATAATTTAACTGTATCACAAGCTTATGTAATAGATTTTATTTCTAATGAAGGTAAGGATAAAGAAATATTCCAAAAGGATTTAGAAAAAGCCTTTGATTTAAAGCGCTCATCTATTAGCTTGATGCTAAATAATATGGAAAAGAGTGAGTTAATAGAAAGAGTACCTGTTACAGAGGATGCACGATTAAAGAAAATAATTTTAACTCAAAAATCTATAAAGCTTTATGAAAAAATTTCAACTGCAATTGATTCAATAGAGGATAAATTATCAGAAAATATAACTCCAGAAGAAATAAAAGTATTTCAAAGTGTACTTGAAAAAATAAGAAATAGTTTAGAATAA
- a CDS encoding peptide deformylase, with the protein MRKVGTQMIRTIVKDISFLKQKSEPATKEDIDVINDLIDTLRANLEHCVGMAANMIGVKKRILVFTVGNIIVPMVNPVILKKENPYEAEESCLSLDGFRKTTRYETIEVEYLDINFKKHKQIFTGFTAQIIQHEVDHFEGIII; encoded by the coding sequence ATTAGAAAGGTTGGAACACAGATGATAAGAACAATTGTAAAAGATATATCATTTTTAAAACAAAAATCAGAACCTGCGACAAAAGAAGATATAGACGTTATTAATGATTTAATCGATACATTAAGAGCAAATTTAGAACATTGTGTGGGTATGGCAGCCAATATGATAGGAGTAAAAAAACGTATATTGGTATTTACTGTAGGGAATATTATAGTTCCTATGGTAAATCCAGTTATATTAAAAAAAGAAAATCCTTATGAAGCAGAAGAAAGTTGTTTATCTTTAGATGGTTTTAGAAAAACAACAAGATATGAAACTATAGAGGTTGAATATCTAGATATAAATTTCAAGAAGCACAAACAAATATTTACGGGATTTACTGCACAGATTATTCAGCATGAGGTAGATCACTTCGAAGGTATAATAATCTAA
- a CDS encoding GIY-YIG nuclease family protein: MDRLRRKELLQQYKEMKPEMGVYMFKSIKTNIVYLGCDKNIKATINGDRFKLNSNNHRCKKLQKDWNENKEENFEITTVEVLPYDKDESKVDYSEDLKILREMCKDRFTEENVEEI, translated from the coding sequence ATGGATAGATTAAGAAGAAAAGAATTATTACAACAATACAAAGAAATGAAGCCAGAAATGGGTGTATATATGTTTAAGTCTATAAAAACAAACATAGTTTATTTAGGTTGTGATAAAAATATAAAAGCAACTATAAATGGTGATAGATTTAAATTAAATTCTAATAATCATAGATGTAAAAAGTTGCAAAAAGATTGGAATGAAAATAAAGAAGAGAACTTTGAGATAACAACAGTAGAAGTATTACCTTATGATAAAGATGAAAGTAAGGTAGATTATAGTGAAGATTTAAAAATATTAAGAGAAATGTGTAAAGATAGATTTACAGAAGAAAATGTGGAAGAAATATAG
- a CDS encoding MATE family efflux transporter, with amino-acid sequence MSKVSNFTEGKIFSPLLKFAIPILLALFLQTMYGAVDLLIVGQFGNAADVSAVSTGSQVMMTITVIITGLTMGLTILIGQKLGEGNSKEAGNVVGSGISIFAIIAIVITVLIVRFASPISTFMHTPKEAFDSTVMYIKVCASGSIFIVAYNIIGGVFRGLGDSKTPLITVGIACVTNIIGDLIFVGIFKMAATGAALATIMAQAISVILSVIIIKKRGLPFEFSRKSIKFHKGLTSKIIKYGTPIALQDGLVHLSFLVIMIIGNSMGVIPSAGIGVAEKLVGFIMLIPSSFSQAVSAFVAQNYGAKKYHRSRKVLVYAISASLCCGVVMFYITFFHGNLLAGMFSKDKDVVLAAWEYMKAYGIDCLLTAIMFCMVGYFNGCGKTTFVMIQGIIGAFGVRIPVSYIMSKILPVSLFKVGLATPMSTFVQIILCVIYFMILSKKLSKEETPVDITYQVQEQ; translated from the coding sequence ATGTCAAAAGTATCTAACTTTACAGAAGGGAAGATATTCTCCCCTTTATTAAAATTTGCAATACCTATACTACTTGCATTATTTTTGCAAACCATGTACGGTGCAGTTGATTTACTTATAGTAGGGCAATTTGGTAATGCAGCAGATGTGTCTGCCGTTTCAACAGGTAGTCAAGTAATGATGACTATAACTGTAATAATTACAGGGTTAACTATGGGGCTTACCATATTAATAGGACAAAAACTTGGAGAAGGAAATTCAAAAGAAGCTGGAAATGTTGTAGGAAGTGGTATTTCAATATTTGCTATTATAGCTATAGTTATTACTGTTTTAATTGTTAGATTTGCTTCACCTATTTCAACTTTTATGCATACTCCAAAAGAAGCTTTCGATAGCACTGTAATGTATATAAAAGTTTGTGCTTCAGGATCTATTTTTATAGTAGCTTATAATATTATAGGAGGCGTATTTAGAGGATTAGGAGATTCAAAAACTCCACTTATTACAGTAGGGATTGCATGTGTTACAAATATTATAGGAGATTTAATATTTGTTGGAATATTTAAAATGGCTGCTACAGGTGCAGCACTTGCTACTATAATGGCTCAGGCAATTAGTGTTATACTTTCTGTAATAATTATTAAAAAGCGTGGACTTCCTTTTGAATTTTCTAGAAAAAGTATAAAGTTTCATAAAGGTTTAACATCAAAGATAATTAAATACGGTACTCCAATAGCTTTACAAGATGGACTTGTACATTTATCTTTCCTTGTAATTATGATTATAGGCAATTCAATGGGAGTAATTCCATCAGCAGGAATTGGTGTCGCAGAAAAACTTGTTGGATTTATAATGCTTATACCATCATCTTTTTCTCAAGCAGTATCTGCGTTTGTTGCACAAAACTATGGAGCTAAAAAATACCATAGATCAAGAAAAGTTCTTGTTTATGCAATTTCGGCTTCTTTATGTTGTGGAGTTGTAATGTTTTATATTACCTTCTTCCATGGAAATTTACTTGCAGGAATGTTCTCTAAAGATAAAGATGTAGTCTTAGCAGCTTGGGAATACATGAAAGCATACGGAATAGACTGTCTTTTAACTGCAATTATGTTCTGTATGGTAGGGTATTTTAATGGATGTGGAAAAACAACTTTTGTAATGATACAAGGAATAATAGGTGCTTTTGGGGTAAGAATACCAGTATCATATATTATGAGTAAAATATTACCAGTATCGTTATTTAAAGTAGGTCTTGCAACACCAATGTCTACATTTGTACAAATTATATTATGTGTAATTTACTTTATGATTTTATCAAAGAAGTTGTCAAAAGAAGAGACACCTGTAGATATAACTTATCAAGTACAAGAGCAGTAA